CTCTTCGAGTTCTTCCTCGCCGGCGCCAACGTCCGCGTCGCGAGCGTCCTCGGCGCCGAACTCCTCCTGGCGGACGTGCTCTTCCTCGTCGCCGTCGCGAGCGGCGGCCAGGTGATCCTCCGCGACGGCTACTACTCCGCGCGGAACCGCAACCTCGACATCGACTTCCTGATGTCTGCGGCCATCGTCGGCGCCTTACTCGCCAGCCTCGCGTTCGGCGAGGCCCTGTACTTCGAGGCCGCGACGCTGGCGTTCCTCTTCAACGTCGCCGAGCTGCTGGAGTCCTACGCGATGGACCGCGCCCGCGACTCCCTCGCGGAACTGATGGACCTCTCGCCCGACGCGGCGACGGTGAAGCGCGACGGCGAGGAGGTCACCCTCCCCGTCGAGGAGGTCGAACGCGGCGACGTCGTGGTCGTCCGCCCGGGCGAGAAGATCCCGATGGACGGCGCGGTCGTCGAGGGCGAGAGCGCGGTGAATCAGGCGCCGATCACCGGCGAGAGCGTGCCCGTGGACAAGACCGTCGGCGACGAGGTCTTCGCGGGGACGATCAACGAGGGCGGCTACCTCGAAGTCGAGGTGACCTCGACCGCGGGCGAGGACACCCTCTCGCGGATCGTCGAGATGGTCGCCGAGGCCGAGTCGAAGAAGACCGAGCGCGAGCAGTTCGTCGAGCGCTTTTCGTCGTACTACACGCCGGTCGTCGTCGCCTTCGCGGCCCTGACGACCGTTGGCGCGCCGTTCGTCCTCGGCGTGACGTGGCCGACCGCGGTCGTCTACGGGCTGACGCTCCTCGTGCTGGCGTGCCCCTGCGCGTTCGTCATCTCGACGCCGGTCTCTGTCGTCTCGGGCATCACGAGCGCGGCGAAGAACGGCGTCCTGATCAAGGGCGGCACCCACCTCGAAGCGATGGGCGCGGTCGACGCCGTCGCCTTCGACAAGACCGGCACGCTCACCACCGGCGAACTGACCGTGACCGACGTGGTCCCGCTGAACGGCAACAGCGAGGCCGACGTCCTCCGCTGCGCCCGCGGGCTGGAAGCCCGGAGCGAACACCCCGTCGGCGAGGCCATCGTCGCGGCCGCGGGCGAGGCCGGCGTCGGCGGCGACGACACGGCCGAGATCGAGTCCTTCGAGGCGCTCACCGGGAAGGGCGTCCGCGCGGACCTCGGCGGCACGCCGCACGTCGCGGGCAAGCCCGGGCTGTTCGAGGAGCTCGGATTCGACCTCTCGCACGTCCACGCGACCACCGACGGCGGCGTCGTCACCCGGACGGCGAAGCAACTGTGTGAACGGAACGACTGCCTCGACCTCCTTGAAACGACGGTCCCCGAACTCCAGTCCCAGGGCAAGACCGTGATCCTGGTCGGAAAGCCCGAGTCCGGGTCCGACGCCGAATCGGGAACCGAAGGCGGCGAACTTGAGGGCGTCATCGCGGTCGCCGACGAGGTCCGCCCGGAGGCCGAACGCGCGGTCGCCCGGCTGCGCGACCTCGGCGTCTCGAAGACCGTGATGCTCACCGGCGACAACGAACGGACCGCCCGCGCCATCGCCGAGCGGGTCGGCGTCGACGAGTACCGCGCGGAACTGCTCCCCGAGGA
This is a stretch of genomic DNA from Halobellus sp. MBLA0158. It encodes these proteins:
- a CDS encoding heavy metal translocating P-type ATPase, which translates into the protein MTESTGENEAADDHEAPDVEGNRGRPDASGERATATFEVPEMDCPSCAGKVESALAGAAGVDDVDPRVASGTLTVAYDAAETDVAAIGDHIERAGYGVADVDVRSATLSVPGMDCASCASKVESALDRVAGIRRFETSPTTGRVRVDYGPEASREDLVAAIESAGYEVTNGDESAGGNENSDDADAESDAGSVWTSTRGIKTWISGGFLTLGLLFEFFLAGANVRVASVLGAELLLADVLFLVAVASGGQVILRDGYYSARNRNLDIDFLMSAAIVGALLASLAFGEALYFEAATLAFLFNVAELLESYAMDRARDSLAELMDLSPDAATVKRDGEEVTLPVEEVERGDVVVVRPGEKIPMDGAVVEGESAVNQAPITGESVPVDKTVGDEVFAGTINEGGYLEVEVTSTAGEDTLSRIVEMVAEAESKKTEREQFVERFSSYYTPVVVAFAALTTVGAPFVLGVTWPTAVVYGLTLLVLACPCAFVISTPVSVVSGITSAAKNGVLIKGGTHLEAMGAVDAVAFDKTGTLTTGELTVTDVVPLNGNSEADVLRCARGLEARSEHPVGEAIVAAAGEAGVGGDDTAEIESFEALTGKGVRADLGGTPHVAGKPGLFEELGFDLSHVHATTDGGVVTRTAKQLCERNDCLDLLETTVPELQSQGKTVILVGKPESGSDAESGTEGGELEGVIAVADEVRPEAERAVARLRDLGVSKTVMLTGDNERTARAIAERVGVDEYRAELLPEEKVAAIESLVAEHERDSAPGGVAMVGDGINDAPALATATVGVAMGAAGTDTALETADVALMADDLSKLPYLYELAGDANGVIRQNIWASLGIKALLAVGVPFGYVPIWLAVLAGDAGMTLGVTGNAMRLSRVSPDE